One region of Girardinichthys multiradiatus isolate DD_20200921_A chromosome 1, DD_fGirMul_XY1, whole genome shotgun sequence genomic DNA includes:
- the snai1b gene encoding snail family zinc finger 1b has product MPRSFLVKKYFSSKKLYYRESQLESQTAFVPESFPLAELPTQNTSSVLTCQPSSPLFPSSDALPAPLSPITPITPVSLPHSPLGPLNLRSSPSSSSGDEEEDGCRTSDPPSPEAIQNSFHCLHCSKSYSCLSALSHHQVSNHQLPLNGPSSQTTSIPSDVSPRPAFHCKHCSKEYTSLGALKMHIRSHTLPCVCPTCGKAFSRPWLLRGHIRTHTGERPFACQHCNRAFADRSNLRAHLQTHSEVKKYQCGSCSRTFSRMSLLHKHNSSGCCPSS; this is encoded by the exons ATGCCTCGATCTTTTCTTGTTAAGAAGTATTTCTCCAGCAAGAAGCTGTATTACAGAGAAAGCCAACTGGAAAGCCAAACTG ctttTGTCCCTGAAAGCTTTCCACTGGCTGAACTTCCAACACAGAACACTTCTTCTGTGCTCACCTGCCAGCCCAGTAGCCCCCTTTTCCCCAGCTCAGATGCCCTGCCTGCTCCTCTCTCCCCGATCACCCCGATCACCCCGGTGTCTCTGCCTCATTCCCCGCTGGGCCCTCTGAACCTCAGAAGCTCTCCTTCCAGCAGCAGCggagatgaggaggaggatggtTGCCGAACTTCAGATCCCCCGAGTCCAGAGGCGATTCAGAACAGTTTCCACTGTCTACACTGTAGTAAGAGCTACAGCTGCCTCTCTGCACTCTCGCATCATCAGGTGTCCAACCACCAGTTGCCTTTAAACGGTCCATCATCGCAGACTACTTCCATTCCCTCAGACGTATCCCCGCGTCCAGCCTTCCACTGTAAACACTGTTCCAAGGAGTACACCAGCCTGGGAGCTCTGAAGATGCACATCCGCTCGCACACTCTTCCCTGCGTGTGTCCAACTTGCGGGAAGGCTTTCTCCAGGCCCTGGCTGCTCAGAGGACACATCCGCACGCACACAG GTGAGCGCCCCTTTGCCTGTCAACACTGTAACCGGGCCTTCGCTGACCGCTCCAACCTGCGCGCCCACCTGCAGACCCACTCTGAGGTGAAGAAGTACCAGTGTGGCTCCTGCTCACggaccttcagccgcatgtcCCTGCTGCACAAACACAACTCCTCTGGGTGTTGTCCCTCCTCATAG